CCGGGGTCCGTGGCTGGGGGCGGGGTCCCAGGGTCCGTGACCGGTGGCGGTGTCCCTGGAGCGGTTGCGGGCGGAGGTGTTGGGCCACTCGCCGCCCCTCCGGGCTCCGTGGGCGTGGAGGGTGTGCCGGAACCCGGCGTCGTGCCCGAACCCGGCGTCGTGCCGGTTCCGGGTGTGGTGCCGGTTCCCGGTGTGGTGGGCGTACTGCCGGTCCCGGGCGCCGCACCGGTTCCCGGAGTGGTCGGCGGAGTGCCAATGGTCCCGCCAGCGGCCGCTCCGGCCTGACCCGGAGCCCTGGCCGACGTGCCGGGGCTGGTTCCGGCCGGTCCGTTCGCTACCGAACCGCGTCCTGTCCCGGTGGCCTGCTGCGCCGGGTTTCGTCCCGCACCGGTTCCAGCCCGGGTGACGCCAGTGCGTGCACTGGCTTCAAGTCCCGTCGCCGGTGCCCCCGCCACAGGAGCAGCGGCTGCAGCGTCGCCACCCGCCGCACCGTCACGTGCCCCGGAAACCTGGGTGCCGCCGTCGCGCATGACATCAGCGGCTTGGGTCCCGAACATCGATGCGAGCAGTCCGTTGCCGTCAGGGCTCTGGGCAGCAGTCGCCGTGGCAATGGTCAGCGCCGTGGCGGCGGCAGCGGCTGCCGCTGCTAATCTGGCGCGGGGGCGGGGCGCGTGCCTGCCGGGACGGGCAGCTGCCGCCTTCACCACGTCAGTACCGGGGACACGGGTGATGACGCGCGGCCGCGCGACCACCGGTTCCTTGGGGGTCACAGCCACTGAGTGGGCCGCAGCCGCTGCGTGGGCCGCAGCGTCAGCCACCTGGGTCAGCCCTGCCAGCGCGGCACCGCGGCAGATGGACGACTTGGGATCGGCGTCCACCGCAATGGGGCGCCCCAGTTCAACGGAAATCAACTCGGCCACTAGCGGAATGCGCGAGGACCCGCCGATCAGCAGCACCGCGCTAAGGTCCTGTGGCTCAAGATGGTTACTTAGCAGGCTGCGCTCCAGCGCGTCCACGGTCTCGCGGAGGGGCTGTTCGATCATTGCCTCGAACTCGGAACGGACCAGCCGAACCGACTGCTGTGTCCCGGGAAGCGCCACGGCAACGCTGGCTTCGCTGTCCATGGACAGGGCTTCCTTGGCTTCCCGGCATTCCCGCCTCAGCCGCGAAAGGGCGGCCAGGGTCTCCGGCGATGTG
This Paenarthrobacter sp. GOM3 DNA region includes the following protein-coding sequences:
- a CDS encoding Hsp70 family protein, which codes for MSYVLAIDVGTSFTAAALARPHQGPVPPPEILPLGLHGSAVPSVLYYADDGRVLVGEPAERRGLDDPQRMVREFKRRIGDSVPLSVGDHWVAPEDVYASMARWVVDRAKEREGSSPSSILMTHPAAWGEHRTSLVLAALNVAGLEAVTLLSEPEAAALHYASQTRVEDGSVIAVYDLGGGTFDTAILRKAGAGKFELLGRPAGIETLGGADFDAAVLRHVMQHLGSAGEGLDPTSPETLAALSRLRRECREAKEALSMDSEASVAVALPGTQQSVRLVRSEFEAMIEQPLRETVDALERSLLSNHLEPQDLSAVLLIGGSSRIPLVAELISVELGRPIAVDADPKSSICRGAALAGLTQVADAAAHAAAAAHSVAVTPKEPVVARPRVITRVPGTDVVKAAAARPGRHAPRPRARLAAAAAAAATALTIATATAAQSPDGNGLLASMFGTQAADVMRDGGTQVSGARDGAAGGDAAAAAPVAGAPATGLEASARTGVTRAGTGAGRNPAQQATGTGRGSVANGPAGTSPGTSARAPGQAGAAAGGTIGTPPTTPGTGAAPGTGSTPTTPGTGTTPGTGTTPGSGTTPGSGTPSTPTEPGGAASGPTPPPATAPGTPPPVTDPGTPPPATDPGTPPQVTDPGTAPPVTDPGTPPQVTDPGTAPPVTDPGTPPPAPDPVTPPPAPDPAPPSPEPTAPLADPAPTQDPAPITDPTPVPPPSTTENSPSLDNASTSVA